In Lacerta agilis isolate rLacAgi1 chromosome 8, rLacAgi1.pri, whole genome shotgun sequence, one genomic interval encodes:
- the LOC117051736 gene encoding apolipoprotein C-II-like — translation MDLKLVAVSILLVLFCSEVSSFRVQKREAQEPEVFAQVKEKVTGAWSQISSTAQGWLEKIQNLEVTKPIINMYESSMSKIRTYTDILSDQVYHLMQSES, via the exons ATGGATCTGAAACTTGTGGCCGTGTCGATCCTGTTGGTGCTATTCTGCTCAG AAGTCTCCAGCTTTCGCGTTCAGAAACGAGAAGCCCAGGAGCCGGAAGTGTTCGCTCAAGTTAAGGAGAAAGTCACAGGCGCCTGGAGTCAAATTTCCAGCACAGCCCAGGGCTGGCTAGAGAAAATCCAAAATCTGGAAGTCACAAAGCCAATAAT AAATATGTACGAAAGCAGCATGTCAAAGATTAGGACCTACACGGACATACTCTCCGACCAAGTTTACCACCTGATGCAAAGTGAGAGTTAA
- the LOC117051734 gene encoding C-X-C chemokine receptor type 3-2-like produces the protein MSGDWGDYSDYVEYPTGYPEIDPGTAPCTQDEVGSFARYFGPAVLSVAFVVGLVGNGLVLAILGRRPCPWLFADCYLFQMAVADLLLTFTLPFRAAQFSQGWVFGEVPCKLVGAISTMNIYSTVFLLMCLSVERYLVIIHAVQLHHLVKLPHTYLLSALVWIACFCLSVVDLHFRSAAYVPQAGAVICHLRFDARQAESWRLGLRLVSFLFGFFLPLLVMVICYFRVFHRLRRARIFCRHQAVRILLVVLVLFVLCWGPFHGFIFTDSLQRLGHVARDCAREKILDFGLLFTESMGLVHCCLNPLVYALMGVKFRRELSRLFHCRDRDVERQRNNSDWEFSQATEHTITRPIDYSIMM, from the exons ATGTCCGGCGACTGGGGAGATTACTCCGATTACGTAGAG TACCCCACGGGCTACCCCGAAATCGACCCCGGCACGGCCCCCTGCACACAAGATGAGGTGGGCTCCTTTGCTCGTTATTTCGGCCCGGCGGTCCTCTCCGTGGCTTTTGTGGTGGGCTTGGTCGGCAACGGCCTCGTGCTGGCCATTTTGGGCCGGCGCCCTTGCCCTTGGCTCTTTGCGGACTGCTACCTCTTCCAGATGGCCGTCGCGGATCTGCTGCTCACCTTCACTCTCCCTTTCCGCGCCGCCCAGTTCAGCCAGGGCTGGGTGTTCGGCGAAGTCCCTTGCAAGCTCGTGGGAGCCATTTCCACCATGAACATCTACAGCACCGTCTTCCTCCTGATGTGCCTTAGCGTGGAACGCTACCTGGTCATCATCCACGCTGTGCAGCTCCACCACCTCGTGAAACTTCCCCACACCTACCTCCTCTCCGCCCTCGTGTGGATCGCCTGCTTCTGCCTGTCCGTGGTGGACCTGCATTTCCGCTCCGCGGCCTACGTGCCGCAGGCCGGGGCCGTCATCTGCCACCTGAGATTTGACGCCCGGCAAGCCGAGTCTTGGAGGCTGGGGCTGCGCTTGGTCTCCTTCCTCTTCGGCTTCTTCTTGCCTCTCCTGGTAATGGTCATTTGCTATTTCCGCGTCTTCCACCGCCTGCGCCGAGCCAGGATCTTCTGCAGGCACCAGGCTGTGCGTATCCTGCTTGTGGTTCTGGTGCTCTTCGTCCTCTGCTGGGGCCCCTTCCATGGATTCATCTTCACAGACAGCCTGCAGCGCCTAGGCCATGTGGCCCGAGACTGTGCCAGGGAGAAGATTCTGGATTTTGGGTTGCTTTTCACCGAGAGCATGGGCCTTGTCCACTGCTGCCTCAACCCCCTGGTGTATGCCCTCATGGGGGTCAAGTTCCGGAGAGAGCTCTCCAGGTTGTTCCATTGTCGGGACAGGGATGTGGAACGTCAGCGCAACAACTCCGACTGGGAATTCAGCCAAGCCACAGAGCACACCATCACCCGACCCATAGACTATTCCATCATGATGTGA
- the LOC117051735 gene encoding trypsin-like yields MAIFLLAVLLGAAAATPLNGYDDDDKIIAGYECPAHSQPWQVFLTYGAGYRWCGGSLINDRWVISAAHCYKTPRTLMAHLGEHDTSQEEGTEQHIQVEKAIRYPGYDARTTDNDFMLIKLSQPVTFNAFVQPIDISPSCPSAGEDCLVSGWGNTRTSGVKYPDKLQCLKLPILSSSACRTSYPGRITNNMFCAGYIEGGKDSCQGDSGGPLVCNGKLTGVVSWGAGCAQKNKPGVYTTVCNYHSWIQEVLANE; encoded by the exons ATGGCGATTTTCCTGTTGGCGGTTCTCCTGGGTGCGGCAg CAGCTACACCGCTGAACGGCTACGATGACGACGATAAGATCATCGCAGGGTACGAGTGTCCGGCTCACTCCCAGCCTTGGCAAGTCTTCTTAACCTACGGTGCTGGTTACCGGTGGTGTGGCGGCTCCCTCATCAATGACCGCTGGGTCATCTCAGCTGCGCACTGCTACAAAAC cccccGAACCCTCATGGCCCACCTTGGGGAGCATGACACCAGCCAGGAGGAAGGTACTGAACAGCACATCCAGGTGGAGAAAGCTATCCGCTACCCTGGGTACGATGCGCGCACCACGGACAACGATTTCATGTTGATCAAACTCTCGCAGCCCGTCACTTTCAACGCCTTTGTCCAGCCCATTGACATTTCCCCAAGCTGCCCCAGCGCAGGAGAGGACTGCCTCGTCTCAGGCTGGGGGAACACTCGGACTTCCGGAG TCAAATACCCAGACAAACTGCAATGCCTGAAGTTGCCGATTCTGTCCTCCTCTGCCTGCCGTACTTCCTATCCTGGCCGCATCACTAACAACATGTTTTGTGCTGGCTACATAGAGGGCGGCAAAGACTCTTGCCAG GGGGACTCTGGTGGACCTCTGGTGTGTAATGGAAAACTGACCGGCGTTGTGTCCTGGGGTGCCGGATGTGCCCAGAAAAACAAACCTGGCGTGTACACTACAGTGTGCAACTACCACTCCTGGATCCAAGAGGTGCTTGCCAACGAATGA